GAGAGGCAGAGAGCTTACTGGCATCGTTGTCGTGCTGGTAGTACATGCGGCACATGGTGTTGTCGAACATTTTCACGGTGAACATGGCGTCGCCGTCGTagcggaagacaaggaagtacccgagCTGTAGCTCATGGGTGCGGGCGAACTGCTCCCAGCCGGGCCCTAGGTACATGTGGCCTTCACCATCAAACACCACCAACACTTTCCACAGCATGTGAAGCCCGCTGTCGGCCTCCCGCAGCTTCACTTTGTGGGGATCATGGCCCGCGTGCATCTTCGCAaacttgtcaggcagcctctgcagcgagggtcaagcagtggttaattgtggcaatcaagcactagaaagcagagtgatgataaagaaatgagtgatgataaaTATACCTGCCTACTGCAAGATTTCTCAATTATGATCTCGAAGAACTCAAAACCTTCCAAGCCAGCCATCTCACTTCTCTGAAAACATCAACAACACCCATCAGGTAACCACAACAATAATAACAACATCATGTGCACCCATCAACATCAACATCATGTGCACCCATcaccaacatcatcaggtgaccacCAACGGCAACAACACTAAAATCTACTATAAATGGACTAGAACACAACTAGAACCATATCTACTATAAATGGACCAAAAGCTATAAACAGGACACAACTATAAACAGGACTGGACATTGTTCCATATCTATAAATGAACATATCTAAACAAGCAATAGGAAACAAGCAATAGTAAATTAAACAACATGACTGGACAGAAATAGGAAACAAGCAGCATTGTAAACCTTCCATACTTGAGCATGTTCAGTTTAAAAGAATATAAACAAgcaagaatgcatgcatgcatatcaaatGTTGGCATCTACTGCTGCTAATTGCTGTCAGGTGACTACCAACAGAGCATAGATCCATCGACCACACTACCTACCACAACAACATAGTAATCAAACAGCATATCTGCCCATATCTATAAATgaacatatctatatctataaatGAACATATCTACCCATATCAAATATCTATAAATGGGCAGACATGTAGATATGGCAGATATCTACATATCTAATCCAACATATGGGCAGATATCTGCATgaacatatctatatctataaatGAACATATATGAACATATCTGCCCGATTTGGAATAGTACTATAAATGGCAATGGCCTCAATTTGCTACTACTCTATCTTGGCAAAAACAAGGACATTTCTAATGGCAAAAACATCAACATCACTCTGTTTTCTTCTTCTACTCATTCCATATTTTGCTGGCACCAAAAACATCAACATCAACAGGGCCTCAATAGTagataagaaagctaatctatctACTTTAACTAATTTGAACCATATCATATTTTGCTACTAATTTAAGAGGAAGGATTCAAATCATATTTTGCTAGGTCAGTCAACTTAGTTGTGGGCTTTCAAATTATCTAACccaaattt
The sequence above is drawn from the Triticum aestivum cultivar Chinese Spring chromosome 7A, IWGSC CS RefSeq v2.1, whole genome shotgun sequence genome and encodes:
- the LOC123154328 gene encoding B3 domain-containing protein Os03g0212300-like, giving the protein MAGLEGFEFFEIIIEKSCSRQRLPDKFAKMHAGHDPHKVKLREADSGLHMLWKVLVVFDGEGHMYLGPGWEQFARTHELQLGYFLVFRYDGDAMFTVKMFDNTMCRMYYQHDNDASNGSSSGDDEEQSGDDDEEQSGDDEEQPILADDEHDMVVADDDPAMLVVDDDLAMVVADDDLAMVVADDDLAMVVADDDLAMVAAPAIP